The following coding sequences lie in one Gorilla gorilla gorilla isolate KB3781 chromosome 5, NHGRI_mGorGor1-v2.1_pri, whole genome shotgun sequence genomic window:
- the LOC101143010 gene encoding putative uncharacterized protein FLJ45177, translating into MAFGEPPSGHSTRHRTLHGLSFHTAMGTAWSLHYRGQGGTLCLVGVSTPSHDKAVLQGLPYFSVNLGVQPSALAGRRGDASCPSSRCSADPTVCPKLGALGGPNAIDALHGEQLGLFLRTKTGRDPKDVYGLTPALCGPCLAGLPSSHSPQFSCNTEPLQMLS; encoded by the coding sequence ATGGCTTTCGGCGAGCCTCCCAGTGGGCACAGCACTCGCCACCGGACACTGCATGGACTCAGCTTCCACACTGCGATGGGTACGGCCTGGTCCTTGCACTACCGGGGGCAAGGAGGAACGCTATGCCTGGTGGGGGTGAGCACCCCATCTCATGACAAAGCAGTTCTCCAGGGTCTGCCCTACTTTTCTGTAAACCTGGGGGTCCAGCCCAGTGCATTGGCTGGAAGGAGAGGGGACGCCTCCTGTCCCAGCTCACGGTGCTCTGCCGACCCCACTGTCTGCCCCAAACTTGGTGCTCTGGGGGGCCCCAATGCCATAGATGCACTTCATGGGGAGCAACTGGGGCTGTTCCTGAGGACCAAGACGGGCAGAGACCCTAAAGACGTCTATGGATTGACCCCTGCTCTCTGTGGCCCCTGCCTGGCtggcctcccctcctcacactctCCACAGTTCTCATGCAACACAGAGCCTCTACAAATGCTGTCCTGA